From Streptomyces zhihengii, the proteins below share one genomic window:
- a CDS encoding GNAT family N-acetyltransferase, whose protein sequence is MSTPLSELPIRRLTHEDVVSCADLSENRGWPREDHKWGLLLTAGTGYGIDDPDGKGLMAASVLTSYGTGLAAIGMVLVADHHARRGVGRRLMRHVLAEAGETPLTLHATPNGQPLYEELGFATVGRAEMVKGHFTGTEPVPDVSTRPATAEDMAAVVRLDSEVFGVDRTRMIARLPAFADQIRVAEENGELIGYAAAWPNMATHVVGPLIARDTPTAQALVASLAAHTDRPLRTDIDVRHEELLSWLRRQGLETIAFNAVMARAIPALPGDWTRRFAPLTVAAG, encoded by the coding sequence ATGTCGACTCCGCTCTCCGAACTCCCCATCCGACGCCTCACCCACGAGGACGTCGTCTCCTGCGCCGACCTCTCCGAGAACCGCGGCTGGCCACGCGAGGACCACAAGTGGGGTCTGCTGCTGACCGCGGGCACGGGATACGGAATCGACGACCCCGACGGCAAGGGCCTGATGGCCGCCTCCGTCCTCACCTCGTACGGCACCGGACTCGCGGCCATCGGCATGGTGCTCGTGGCCGATCACCACGCCCGGCGCGGGGTGGGCCGCCGGCTGATGCGTCATGTGCTCGCCGAGGCCGGCGAGACCCCCCTCACCCTGCACGCGACCCCCAACGGGCAGCCGCTCTACGAGGAGCTGGGCTTCGCCACGGTGGGCAGGGCGGAGATGGTCAAGGGCCACTTCACCGGGACGGAACCGGTCCCGGACGTGAGCACCAGGCCGGCGACCGCCGAGGACATGGCCGCCGTCGTCCGGCTGGACTCCGAGGTCTTCGGCGTCGACCGCACCCGGATGATCGCCCGGCTGCCCGCCTTCGCCGACCAGATCCGGGTGGCCGAGGAGAACGGCGAGCTCATCGGCTACGCGGCGGCCTGGCCGAACATGGCCACCCATGTCGTCGGGCCGCTCATCGCCCGGGACACCCCGACGGCCCAGGCCCTGGTCGCCTCGCTCGCCGCGCACACCGACCGCCCGCTGCGTACGGACATCGACGTCCGGCACGAGGAACTGCTCTCCTGGCTGCGGCGGCAGGGGCTGGAGACGATCGCCTTCAACGCGGTGATGGCCCGTGCCATCCCAGCCCTGCCCGGTGACTGGACCCGCAGGTTCGCACCGCTGACGGTCGCGGCAGGCTGA
- a CDS encoding DUF2269 family protein: MKHLQRPVRRGVLVVHVVASAGWLGLTLGLLTLALTAFTTGAPSVVEASCRSMKVFTDWLVLPIALATLLSGLVLSLGTPWGLARHRWVVTKFWLTLATTVASVLLLRPGVDSAAAAAASGRAVLEPRDLVMGPAVSLAAYVLMTALSVLKPWGPTRRGRRLRSASHEASGSRKGLDARSVRRTA, translated from the coding sequence GTGAAACATCTCCAGCGCCCCGTCCGCCGGGGAGTCCTCGTCGTCCATGTCGTCGCCTCCGCCGGCTGGCTCGGGCTCACCCTCGGCCTGCTCACCCTGGCGCTCACCGCCTTCACCACCGGGGCGCCCTCGGTCGTGGAGGCGTCCTGCCGGTCCATGAAGGTCTTCACGGACTGGCTGGTGCTGCCGATCGCGCTCGCCACCCTCCTCAGCGGCCTGGTGCTCTCCCTCGGCACCCCCTGGGGCCTGGCACGCCACCGATGGGTCGTCACCAAGTTCTGGCTCACCCTGGCCACCACCGTCGCCTCCGTCCTGCTGCTGCGGCCGGGCGTGGACAGCGCCGCGGCAGCCGCCGCCTCCGGGCGGGCCGTCCTGGAACCACGCGATCTGGTGATGGGACCGGCGGTCTCCCTCGCGGCCTATGTGCTCATGACGGCCCTCTCCGTCCTCAAGCCCTGGGGCCCGACCCGACGCGGCCGCCGTCTGCGGAGCGCGTCACACGAAGCATCCGGTTCCCGGAAAGGGCTGGACGCGCGATCAGTGCGTCGGACAGCCTGA
- a CDS encoding globin domain-containing protein, with product MFEARQSMDAPATTSGDNGMSDDNGGWFSPRRQPSPDERSAGPEGPGRNEPGERSADTENAGPAVTPSRPVSAIRPVGSGASRRDRPRLSVVPDLPRDEAGEDAGPAGAGSAPAGTVPVGTAPAPAGAAAQAREPAPPRETGPPASPDARLVRRTLVEIEPVADQVTSYFYALLFTRHPALRSMFPVAMDTQRDRLLKALLTAAEHMDNAAVLTEYLQHLGRGHRKYGTQPAHYPAVGEALMGALARYATTTWDAESEAAWVRTYTTISQIMIDAAAENELQAPAWWDAEVVSHDLRTPDIAVVTVRPDTPYPFLAGQYTTLETPWWPRVWRHYSFAGAPRSDGLLSFHVKAVPAGWVSNALVHRARPGDVLRLGPPAGSMTVDHTTDNGLLCLGGGTGIAPIKALVEDVAKHGERRTVEVFYGARTDYDLYDIDTMLRLQQAHPWLSVRPVVDDRARFPSALRDFGRHGPWDGFDAYLSGPPGMIRSGVHALRGIGIPVNRIRHDSLEDLVAVGE from the coding sequence ATGTTCGAGGCGAGGCAGTCAATGGATGCTCCGGCCACCACGTCGGGGGACAACGGGATGTCGGACGACAACGGCGGATGGTTCAGCCCTCGCAGGCAGCCGTCCCCGGATGAGCGGTCCGCCGGCCCCGAGGGCCCCGGCCGGAACGAACCGGGCGAGCGGAGCGCGGACACGGAGAACGCCGGCCCGGCCGTCACCCCCTCCCGACCGGTGAGCGCGATACGCCCGGTGGGCTCCGGCGCCTCCCGGCGCGACCGCCCCCGGCTCTCGGTCGTTCCCGACCTGCCCCGGGACGAGGCGGGCGAGGACGCCGGCCCGGCCGGTGCCGGCAGCGCCCCCGCCGGGACCGTTCCCGTCGGGACGGCCCCCGCACCGGCCGGTGCCGCCGCCCAGGCCCGGGAGCCGGCCCCGCCCCGGGAGACCGGACCGCCCGCGTCGCCGGACGCGCGTCTGGTGCGCCGCACCCTCGTCGAGATCGAGCCCGTGGCGGACCAGGTCACCTCGTACTTCTACGCCCTGCTCTTCACCCGCCACCCCGCCCTGCGCTCGATGTTCCCGGTGGCCATGGACACCCAGCGCGACCGGCTGCTGAAGGCGCTGCTCACCGCGGCCGAGCACATGGACAACGCGGCCGTGCTGACGGAGTACCTCCAGCACCTGGGCCGCGGCCACCGGAAGTACGGCACGCAGCCCGCGCACTACCCCGCGGTGGGCGAGGCCCTGATGGGCGCCCTGGCCCGCTACGCGACCACGACCTGGGACGCCGAATCCGAGGCGGCCTGGGTGCGCACGTACACGACGATCTCCCAGATCATGATCGACGCGGCTGCGGAGAACGAACTCCAGGCCCCCGCGTGGTGGGACGCCGAGGTGGTGTCGCACGATCTGCGGACCCCCGACATCGCGGTGGTCACCGTGCGGCCGGACACCCCGTACCCGTTCCTGGCCGGTCAGTACACGACGCTGGAGACGCCCTGGTGGCCCCGGGTGTGGCGGCACTACTCGTTCGCCGGCGCGCCGCGTTCGGACGGTCTGCTGTCGTTCCATGTCAAGGCGGTCCCTGCGGGCTGGGTCTCCAACGCGCTGGTGCACCGCGCCCGCCCAGGCGACGTCCTGCGGCTGGGCCCGCCGGCCGGTTCGATGACCGTCGACCACACCACGGACAACGGGCTCCTCTGCCTCGGCGGAGGCACCGGCATCGCGCCGATCAAGGCCCTGGTGGAGGACGTGGCGAAGCACGGCGAGCGGCGGACGGTCGAGGTGTTCTACGGCGCCCGCACCGACTACGACCTCTACGACATCGACACCATGCTCCGGCTCCAGCAGGCCCATCCGTGGCTCTCGGTCCGCCCCGTGGTCGACGACCGCGCCCGGTTCCCCTCCGCGCTGCGCGACTTCGGCCGGCACGGCCCGTGGGACGGCTTCGACGCCTATCTCTCGGGGCCGCCCGGGATGATCCGCAGCGGGGTGCACGCCCTGCGTGGCATCGGCATACCCGTGAACCGGATCCGGCACGACTCGCTGGAGGACCTGGTCGCGGTCGGGGAGTGA
- a CDS encoding NUDIX domain-containing protein → MTERPVVKRTARAILLDGDDLVLIKRTKPGVDPYWLTPGGGVEPEDATVVDALHREVHEELGAKIVDVVPCFVDTVEHIADGGVTGVKVQHFFVCRLESMDPSQRHGPEIDEPCGEYEIVRVPFSRVGIAAVHLVPLSLRHYLDGNIEGVRAMHAPDLG, encoded by the coding sequence ATGACCGAACGACCAGTGGTCAAGCGCACCGCACGCGCCATCCTGCTCGACGGGGACGACCTCGTCCTGATCAAGCGCACCAAGCCCGGAGTCGATCCCTACTGGCTCACTCCCGGCGGCGGCGTCGAACCGGAGGACGCGACCGTCGTCGACGCCCTCCACCGCGAGGTCCACGAGGAACTGGGCGCCAAGATCGTCGATGTGGTGCCCTGCTTCGTCGACACCGTCGAGCACATCGCCGACGGCGGGGTGACGGGCGTGAAGGTGCAGCACTTCTTCGTCTGCCGGCTGGAGTCGATGGACCCCTCGCAGCGCCACGGCCCCGAGATCGACGAGCCCTGCGGGGAGTACGAGATCGTCCGGGTGCCGTTCAGCCGGGTCGGCATCGCGGCGGTCCATCTCGTGCCGCTCTCCCTGCGCCACTACCTGGACGGCAACATCGAGGGCGTACGCGCGATGCACGCGCCGGACCTCGGCTGA
- a CDS encoding LysR family transcriptional regulator, whose translation MDLALLRTFVTVHRAGSFTRAAALLGLSQPAVTGQIRTLERQLGRPLFLRQARGVTPTTIGDELAHRAAPHLDALLEIAEAELDGESAVRTVHLTGPPEFTALRALPALTPLTGQGLALRTSFGTAEESLDGLAAGRHDIAITTARPRGGLLSATALCDEEHVLVAAPRWAAHLGPEELREGHVVLEQLPVVEVHETLPLVSRYWHSVFESRPAASGAVIAPDLRAVLEATAAGAGLAVLPRYLCEEALAQGRLVALLEPAVPPLRTYFLVVRTGTLAHPHVARAHECLLRAAAGW comes from the coding sequence ATGGATCTGGCCCTGCTGCGCACATTCGTCACGGTGCACCGGGCCGGCTCCTTCACGCGCGCCGCCGCCCTCCTCGGCCTCTCCCAGCCCGCGGTCACCGGCCAGATACGCACCCTCGAACGGCAGCTCGGCCGCCCTCTCTTCCTGCGCCAGGCCCGCGGTGTCACGCCCACCACCATCGGGGACGAGCTCGCGCACCGGGCGGCGCCGCATCTGGACGCGCTGCTGGAGATCGCCGAGGCGGAGCTCGACGGCGAGTCCGCCGTCCGCACCGTGCATCTGACCGGTCCCCCGGAGTTCACGGCGCTGCGCGCCCTGCCCGCGCTGACACCGCTGACCGGCCAGGGGCTGGCGCTGCGCACCTCGTTCGGCACCGCCGAGGAGTCGCTCGACGGGCTGGCCGCCGGCCGGCACGACATCGCCATCACCACCGCCCGCCCGCGCGGCGGCCTGCTGAGCGCCACCGCCCTGTGCGACGAGGAGCACGTCCTGGTGGCGGCTCCGCGCTGGGCGGCCCACCTCGGGCCGGAGGAGCTGCGCGAGGGCCATGTCGTGCTGGAACAGCTCCCCGTGGTCGAGGTCCACGAGACGCTGCCGCTGGTGTCCCGCTACTGGCACAGCGTCTTCGAGTCCCGTCCGGCGGCGTCCGGAGCGGTCATCGCCCCCGATCTGCGGGCCGTGCTGGAGGCGACCGCCGCCGGCGCCGGGCTCGCGGTGCTGCCGCGCTACCTGTGCGAGGAAGCCCTGGCACAGGGGCGCCTCGTCGCCCTCCTCGAACCGGCGGTCCCGCCGCTGCGCACGTACTTCCTGGTCGTCCGCACCGGCACGCTGGCCCACCCGCACGTCGCACGGGCCCATGAGTGCCTGCTGCGCGCGGCCGCCGGGTGGTGA
- a CDS encoding cystathionine gamma-lyase has product MTDIPLGEGTRAVRAGLPEPQQYEPTLPGPVFAAHFHLSGDPTGPYTYGRDSNPTWTHLERAIGELEAPGEDVHTVTFASGMAAISAVLMSQLRTGDAVVLPDDGYQALPLVREQLRAFGIEVRTAPTRDDSQLPLIDGARLLWIETPSNPGLDVCDVRRLVEAAHAAGALVAVDNTLATPLGQRPLDLGADFSVASDTKGMTGHGDILLGHVTCRDAERAAEVRRWRKVVGAIPGPMEAWLAHRSLATLPLRSDRQNATALALAEALARREDVTGLRYPGLPGDPSHKIAAQQMRRFGCVVSFVLPDRAHAERFLAALRLVDDATSFGGIRSTAERRGRWGGDDVPEGFIRFSVGAEDAEDLLADVARALDEAAAPAP; this is encoded by the coding sequence ATGACGGACATCCCCCTGGGCGAGGGCACCCGAGCGGTACGCGCGGGACTGCCCGAGCCCCAGCAGTACGAACCGACCCTTCCCGGCCCGGTGTTCGCCGCCCACTTCCATCTCTCCGGCGACCCCACCGGCCCCTACACCTACGGCCGCGACTCCAACCCGACGTGGACGCATCTGGAACGCGCCATCGGCGAGCTGGAGGCCCCCGGGGAGGACGTGCACACCGTCACCTTCGCCTCCGGGATGGCCGCGATCTCCGCCGTCCTGATGTCCCAGCTCCGCACCGGTGACGCGGTCGTCCTCCCCGACGACGGCTACCAGGCGCTCCCCCTGGTGCGCGAACAGCTCCGGGCGTTCGGGATCGAGGTGCGCACCGCCCCCACCCGCGACGACTCCCAGCTCCCGCTGATCGACGGCGCCCGGCTGCTGTGGATCGAGACCCCGTCCAACCCTGGCCTCGACGTCTGCGACGTACGGCGGCTGGTGGAGGCCGCGCACGCGGCCGGCGCCCTGGTCGCCGTCGACAACACCCTCGCCACCCCGCTCGGCCAGCGGCCGCTCGATCTCGGCGCCGACTTCTCGGTGGCCAGCGACACCAAGGGCATGACCGGCCACGGGGACATCCTGCTGGGCCATGTGACCTGCCGCGACGCCGAGCGGGCGGCCGAGGTGCGGCGCTGGCGCAAGGTCGTCGGCGCGATCCCAGGGCCCATGGAGGCATGGCTCGCCCACCGTTCGCTCGCCACGCTCCCGTTGCGCTCCGACCGCCAGAACGCCACGGCCCTCGCCCTCGCCGAGGCCCTGGCACGGCGCGAGGACGTCACCGGCCTGCGGTACCCGGGGCTGCCGGGCGACCCCTCGCACAAGATCGCCGCGCAGCAGATGCGGCGCTTCGGCTGCGTGGTCTCCTTCGTGCTGCCCGACCGCGCCCACGCCGAGCGCTTCCTCGCCGCGCTGCGCCTGGTCGACGACGCCACCAGCTTCGGCGGCATCCGCTCCACCGCGGAGCGCCGCGGCCGCTGGGGCGGTGACGACGTCCCCGAGGGCTTCATCCGCTTCTCGGTCGGCGCCGAGGACGCCGAGGACCTGCTGGCCGACGTGGCCCGGGCCCTCGACGAGGCGGCGGCCCCGGCCCCCTGA
- a CDS encoding phage holin family protein, which yields MMNFVVKTLANAGALLVAIWLVQDITLTGDSTGKKALSLVLVALIFGLVNVVVKPVVKLLTLPLFILTLGLITLVINALMLLLTSWLADQFSLNFHVEGFWTAILGGLIISLVSWALNVALPDKD from the coding sequence ATGATGAATTTCGTAGTCAAGACGCTCGCGAACGCGGGGGCCCTGCTGGTCGCCATCTGGCTGGTGCAGGACATCACGCTCACCGGGGACAGCACCGGCAAGAAGGCACTCAGCCTGGTGCTGGTCGCGCTGATCTTCGGTCTGGTCAACGTCGTCGTGAAGCCCGTGGTGAAACTGCTCACGCTGCCGCTGTTCATTCTCACCCTCGGGCTGATCACCCTGGTGATCAACGCCCTCATGCTGCTGCTGACCTCTTGGCTCGCGGACCAGTTCTCCCTGAACTTCCACGTCGAGGGCTTCTGGACGGCCATCCTCGGCGGTCTGATCATCTCCCTGGTCTCCTGGGCGCTGAACGTGGCCCTGCCCGACAAGGACTGA
- a CDS encoding cupin domain-containing protein, producing the protein MKAFRLDELEAERAANDGAYLQFLRERNMSVGLYALDAGQVDPQLPHNQDEVYFVVSGRAAITVGMETTQVGRGSVVYVPAGVPHKFHHISEDLRVMVVFSPPEG; encoded by the coding sequence ATGAAGGCATTCCGGCTGGACGAACTGGAGGCGGAACGCGCCGCCAACGACGGCGCGTATCTGCAGTTCCTGCGTGAGCGGAACATGTCGGTCGGGCTGTACGCGCTCGATGCCGGCCAGGTCGACCCGCAGCTCCCCCACAACCAGGACGAGGTCTACTTCGTCGTCAGCGGCCGGGCGGCGATCACCGTCGGGATGGAGACGACGCAGGTGGGACGGGGCAGCGTCGTCTACGTGCCGGCCGGGGTGCCGCACAAGTTCCATCACATCAGCGAGGACCTGAGGGTCATGGTGGTCTTCTCGCCCCCGGAGGGATGA
- a CDS encoding DUF5326 family protein, which translates to MAVREIFAGMPWWVKWIAVPVIALVVFGGLITSILGFVLWVLFKVLLFVALVGGLVFVVRKFMGSSGSSTKEW; encoded by the coding sequence ATGGCTGTGCGGGAGATATTCGCGGGGATGCCCTGGTGGGTGAAGTGGATCGCGGTGCCCGTCATCGCCCTCGTCGTGTTCGGCGGGCTGATCACCAGCATCCTCGGATTCGTGCTCTGGGTTCTCTTCAAGGTGCTGCTCTTCGTCGCCCTGGTCGGCGGACTGGTCTTCGTCGTACGGAAGTTCATGGGCTCGTCGGGCTCCTCGACCAAGGAGTGGTGA
- a CDS encoding IclR family transcriptional regulator — MAGATNAAVPTLIGSVQRALRLLEAAGSHRDGAPAKQLARETGIPLPTAYHLLRTLTHEEYLRRDKGVFTLGEAVDRLALGGDLQNRRSTLEKSLTHWRDAIGVPVYFAVYREGEIELVAVSDTPYSPAVHEWADFRETGHAHAIGQCLLSQLDEAARGDHLDRHPVQPVTPYSVRDRAALMERLAAVGRMEPVVERQEYALGTVCAAIPITVGDIAATMAISLPLHQEARLRPAVEQLREGIGGLLGSLAFSISI, encoded by the coding sequence TTGGCCGGGGCCACGAATGCCGCTGTCCCCACCCTGATCGGCTCGGTGCAGCGTGCCTTGAGGCTGCTGGAGGCCGCGGGCTCGCACCGCGACGGTGCCCCCGCCAAGCAGCTCGCCAGGGAGACCGGGATCCCGCTCCCCACCGCCTACCATCTGCTGCGCACCCTGACGCACGAGGAGTACCTCCGGCGCGACAAGGGCGTGTTCACCCTCGGCGAGGCCGTCGACCGGCTGGCGCTCGGCGGTGACCTGCAGAATCGTCGCAGCACGCTGGAGAAATCCCTGACCCACTGGCGGGACGCCATCGGCGTGCCCGTCTACTTCGCCGTCTACCGCGAGGGCGAGATCGAGCTGGTGGCGGTCTCGGACACGCCGTACTCCCCCGCCGTCCACGAATGGGCGGACTTCCGGGAGACCGGTCATGCCCACGCGATCGGTCAGTGCCTGCTCAGCCAGCTCGACGAGGCGGCGCGCGGGGACCATCTGGACCGCCATCCCGTCCAGCCGGTGACACCGTACTCGGTGCGCGACCGGGCGGCACTGATGGAACGCCTCGCCGCCGTCGGCCGGATGGAACCGGTGGTCGAGCGTCAGGAGTACGCACTCGGTACCGTCTGCGCGGCCATCCCGATCACTGTGGGTGACATCGCCGCGACGATGGCCATTTCTCTTCCCTTGCACCAAGAAGCCAGGCTGCGTCCGGCAGTTGAGCAATTACGCGAGGGAATCGGTGGCCTTCTGGGGTCACTTGCCTTCTCTATCAGTATCTGA
- a CDS encoding SsgA family sporulation/cell division regulator has protein sequence MRESVQAEVQMSFLVSDELSFRIPVELGYETSDPYAVRMTFHLPGDAPVTWAFGRELLLDGINAPSGDGDVHIAPTRPEALSDVHIRLRVGDDSALFRVGAPPLVAFLDRTDKLVPLGQELALGDFELSLEDALGRILAEENAG, from the coding sequence ATGCGCGAGTCGGTTCAGGCCGAGGTTCAGATGAGCTTTCTCGTCTCCGACGAGCTCTCCTTCCGGATCCCGGTGGAGCTGGGCTACGAGACATCCGATCCGTACGCGGTCCGGATGACGTTCCACCTGCCCGGCGACGCGCCGGTGACCTGGGCCTTCGGCCGGGAACTGCTTCTCGACGGGATCAACGCGCCGAGCGGGGACGGCGATGTGCACATCGCGCCGACCCGGCCCGAGGCGCTCTCCGACGTCCACATCCGGCTCCGGGTCGGCGACGACTCGGCCCTGTTCCGGGTGGGCGCCCCACCGCTGGTCGCCTTCCTCGACCGCACGGACAAGCTGGTGCCGCTGGGGCAGGAGCTCGCTCTCGGTGACTTCGAACTGAGTCTGGAGGACGCGCTGGGCCGGATCCTCGCCGAGGAGAACGCCGGCTGA
- a CDS encoding YibE/F family protein, producing MTSSPQNPEPHGHDHGHVHSHGPAAPVSQHLRKVIAAVLIPFATAVLVGLAVLWPGGTPGHERSGVGFDRQTEQGKVVSLERVDCKDVNAAQVPPTGDTSTPEGREAVESQRGDCGKATVEVVTGQDKGRTFVEIVQPDAPRQLKQGQGVIVAYAPDAPRDLQYSVTDVDRDFPIALLAGIFALVVVAVGRMRGVMALIALAASFAVLTMFILPAILQGSNPLVVAIVGASAIMLIALYLCHGVNARTSVAVLGTLISLLLIGLLGSLFIGWASLSGNTDDNTGLIKGLYPEIDMSGLLLAGVIIGSLGVLDDVTVTQTSAVWELHQADPSMGPRALYRSAIRIGRDHIASVVNTLVLAYAGAALPLLLLFSIAQSSVGTVATSELVAEEIVRTLIGSIGLVASVPVTTALAALVVSADRPQERPDGTAAAAPGRGGRGRRRKR from the coding sequence GTGACCTCATCGCCGCAGAACCCCGAACCGCACGGCCACGACCACGGTCATGTGCACAGTCACGGGCCGGCCGCGCCCGTTTCCCAGCACCTGCGGAAGGTGATCGCCGCGGTGCTGATCCCCTTCGCGACGGCCGTCCTCGTCGGCCTCGCGGTGCTGTGGCCGGGCGGGACACCCGGCCACGAGCGCTCGGGGGTCGGCTTCGACCGCCAGACCGAACAGGGCAAGGTGGTGAGCCTGGAGCGGGTCGACTGCAAGGACGTCAACGCGGCGCAGGTGCCGCCCACCGGGGACACCTCGACCCCCGAGGGACGCGAGGCGGTCGAGTCGCAGCGCGGCGACTGCGGCAAGGCGACGGTCGAGGTCGTCACCGGCCAGGACAAGGGCCGGACCTTCGTCGAGATCGTCCAGCCGGACGCCCCGCGGCAGTTGAAGCAGGGCCAGGGCGTGATCGTGGCCTACGCGCCGGACGCGCCGCGGGATCTGCAGTACTCGGTCACGGACGTCGACCGGGACTTCCCCATCGCGCTGCTGGCGGGCATCTTCGCGCTCGTGGTGGTCGCGGTGGGCCGGATGCGCGGCGTGATGGCGCTGATCGCCCTCGCGGCCTCGTTCGCCGTGCTGACGATGTTCATCCTGCCCGCCATCCTCCAGGGGTCGAACCCGCTGGTGGTGGCCATCGTGGGGGCGAGCGCGATCATGCTCATCGCGCTGTACCTGTGTCACGGGGTCAACGCCCGCACCTCGGTCGCGGTGCTGGGCACGCTGATCTCGCTGCTGCTGATCGGGCTGCTCGGTTCGCTCTTCATCGGCTGGGCGAGTCTGAGCGGCAACACCGACGACAACACCGGTCTGATCAAGGGGCTCTACCCGGAGATCGACATGAGCGGTCTGCTGCTGGCCGGAGTGATCATCGGTTCGCTCGGTGTCCTCGACGACGTCACCGTGACCCAGACCTCGGCGGTCTGGGAGCTGCACCAGGCGGACCCCTCGATGGGGCCCCGCGCGCTCTACCGCTCCGCCATCCGCATCGGACGCGACCACATCGCCTCCGTGGTCAACACCCTCGTCCTCGCCTACGCGGGTGCCGCGCTCCCGCTGCTGCTGCTCTTCTCGATCGCGCAGTCGAGCGTGGGCACGGTCGCCACGAGCGAGCTGGTGGCGGAGGAGATCGTGCGCACGCTGATCGGCTCGATCGGCCTGGTCGCCTCCGTGCCCGTGACCACGGCGCTCGCGGCCCTGGTGGTCTCCGCGGACCGCCCGCAGGAACGGCCGGACGGCACGGCGGCCGCCGCCCCGGGCCGGGGCGGCCGGGGGCGTCGCCGCAAGCGGTAG